Proteins encoded within one genomic window of Chlorobaculum sp. MV4-Y:
- the ccoS gene encoding cbb3-type cytochrome oxidase assembly protein CcoS — protein MASTFSLIALGFVIGLGGWALFLWAVRSGQFDDTEAPKYRMLDDDDEVQNRPKKMKSGKTNK, from the coding sequence ATGGCAAGCACCTTTTCCCTCATAGCCCTCGGCTTTGTGATTGGCCTCGGCGGCTGGGCGCTCTTCCTCTGGGCCGTCCGAAGCGGCCAGTTCGACGACACCGAAGCCCCCAAATACCGAATGCTCGACGACGACGACGAAGTGCAAAACAGGCCGAAAAAGATGAAGTCCGGGAAGACGAATAAATGA
- a CDS encoding heavy metal translocating P-type ATPase, translated as MTEAKGQETLRCDHCLQAMAASAAVTAEISGETRHFCCHGCLGAYELIHSESLDAFYQQRCDWQPGRPTFAAVDARDFEGDVLTDGAKSRIELLLSGIRCASCVWLVEKVLGRLDGIVSARVNYATHCVTVEWRTDAITLDKILKTLSDVGYVPRPVRHGGEVEAFSAEKRDLLLRFGTAGFFSMQLMLIIAALYAGFFQGIESTYRLAFQLISWALATPVVFYSGWPFIFNAVRSLRNRALNMDVLVALGSLAAYFYSVAMIFTGDEVFFDTSAMIVTFILLGRFLEAGSRLKAGSALAALANLQPREALLVDAAGQTSLAPLEQIGEGALIEVLPGDRVPLDGAVASGEADVDESMLTGESAPVTKSAGSKVYAGTCAITGRLRVRVSGNAGQTLLASIIRTVEEAQARKAPIQGVADRIAGWFVPAIILLAVATFGWWHLAGAPPVKALMNAVSVLVIACPCALGLATPLAILVGTTAVSRKGILVKGGDIFELVSKTTTVVLDKTGTITRGKPAVTDTFDYGVSGNFTQCCASLESLSRHPAGRAIAERWQGEILPIEAFRAVPGMGVSGVIGGKAWLAGSRAFLEKEGVAIDAERRAAADRLEASGKTTVFVACNRKLAGLFGLIDELRNDAGRMIEALRSQGLRLMILTGDNTGVARYIAGKCGITEVRSGLDPIGKADAIRKLKRNGETVLMAGDGINDAPALTEADTGVTFGTATGIAIESADVTIMNDDLELLGTLFAHSRKCFAVIRQNLAWAFGYNLVAVPLAVAGVLHPIVSALLMATSSLVVVSNSLRLRKI; from the coding sequence GTGACTGAAGCCAAAGGCCAGGAGACGCTCCGCTGTGACCACTGCTTGCAGGCGATGGCCGCTTCGGCGGCGGTGACGGCGGAGATCAGCGGCGAAACTCGCCATTTCTGCTGCCACGGCTGCCTCGGTGCGTACGAGCTGATCCACAGCGAGTCGCTCGACGCCTTTTACCAGCAACGTTGTGACTGGCAGCCGGGCCGCCCAACCTTCGCCGCCGTCGATGCGCGGGATTTCGAGGGCGACGTCCTCACCGACGGCGCAAAGAGCCGGATTGAGCTGTTGCTCTCCGGCATCCGCTGTGCCTCGTGCGTCTGGCTCGTCGAAAAGGTGCTCGGGCGGCTCGACGGCATCGTGTCGGCGCGGGTCAACTACGCCACGCATTGCGTGACCGTCGAGTGGCGAACTGACGCCATCACGCTCGACAAAATCCTCAAAACCCTCTCCGACGTCGGCTACGTGCCGAGGCCCGTCCGGCACGGCGGCGAGGTCGAGGCCTTCTCCGCCGAAAAGCGCGACCTGCTCCTGCGCTTCGGCACGGCGGGCTTCTTCTCGATGCAGCTCATGCTCATCATCGCCGCGCTCTACGCCGGATTTTTCCAGGGCATCGAATCGACCTACCGCCTCGCCTTCCAGCTCATTTCGTGGGCGCTGGCCACGCCGGTGGTCTTTTACTCCGGCTGGCCCTTCATCTTCAACGCCGTGCGCTCGCTGCGCAACCGGGCGCTGAACATGGACGTGCTCGTGGCACTCGGCTCGCTCGCAGCCTACTTTTACAGCGTGGCGATGATCTTCACCGGCGACGAGGTCTTCTTCGACACCTCGGCGATGATCGTCACCTTCATCCTGCTCGGACGATTCCTCGAAGCCGGTTCGCGCCTCAAGGCGGGCAGCGCACTGGCGGCGCTCGCAAACCTGCAACCCCGCGAAGCGCTGCTGGTCGATGCGGCGGGACAAACCTCGCTCGCGCCGCTCGAACAGATCGGCGAGGGGGCGCTGATCGAGGTGCTGCCCGGCGACCGCGTACCGCTCGACGGCGCGGTGGCAAGCGGCGAGGCAGACGTCGATGAGTCGATGCTCACCGGCGAATCGGCTCCTGTCACGAAAAGCGCCGGAAGCAAGGTCTATGCGGGAACCTGCGCCATCACCGGGCGGCTTCGCGTCCGGGTCTCCGGCAACGCCGGGCAGACCCTCCTGGCGAGCATCATCCGCACGGTCGAGGAAGCGCAGGCTCGCAAAGCGCCGATCCAGGGCGTGGCCGACCGGATCGCCGGATGGTTCGTGCCCGCCATCATCCTGCTCGCGGTGGCCACCTTCGGCTGGTGGCATCTGGCCGGAGCGCCGCCGGTGAAGGCACTCATGAATGCCGTCTCGGTGCTCGTCATCGCCTGCCCGTGTGCGTTGGGCCTCGCCACGCCGCTCGCCATCCTCGTCGGCACCACAGCGGTCAGCCGCAAGGGAATCCTCGTCAAGGGGGGCGACATTTTCGAGTTGGTCTCAAAAACAACCACCGTCGTGCTCGACAAAACCGGCACCATCACGCGCGGCAAACCCGCCGTGACCGACACCTTCGACTACGGCGTGTCCGGCAATTTCACGCAGTGCTGCGCCTCGCTCGAAAGCCTGTCGCGTCACCCGGCGGGAAGGGCCATCGCAGAGAGATGGCAGGGCGAAATACTCCCGATCGAAGCGTTCCGCGCCGTACCGGGCATGGGTGTGTCGGGCGTGATAGGGGGAAAAGCTTGGCTTGCCGGATCACGCGCGTTTCTCGAAAAGGAGGGAGTCGCAATTGACGCCGAGCGCCGCGCCGCCGCCGACCGGCTCGAAGCGTCGGGCAAAACGACCGTCTTCGTCGCCTGCAACCGCAAGCTCGCGGGCCTCTTCGGCCTGATCGACGAGCTGCGCAATGACGCCGGGCGGATGATCGAGGCGCTCCGCTCGCAGGGGTTGCGGTTGATGATTCTCACCGGCGACAATACGGGCGTCGCGCGGTATATTGCCGGGAAGTGCGGCATCACGGAGGTGCGCTCCGGCCTCGATCCCATCGGCAAGGCGGACGCGATCAGGAAGCTGAAGCGAAACGGCGAAACCGTGCTGATGGCGGGCGACGGCATCAACGATGCCCCTGCGCTCACCGAAGCCGATACCGGCGTCACCTTCGGCACGGCCACGGGCATCGCCATCGAAAGCGCCGATGTCACGATCATGAACGACGACCTCGAACTGCTCGGCACGCTCTTCGCCCACTCGCGCAAATGCTTCGCGGTGATCCGCCAGAACCTCGCCTGGGCGTTCGGCTACAACCTCGTCGCCGTGCCGCTCGCCGTCGCCGGGGTGCTGCACCCGATCGTCTCGGCGCTGCTCATGGCGACCAGCTCGCTCGTGGTGGTCAGCAACTCGCTCAGGCTCAGAAAAATTTGA